A single Lactuca sativa cultivar Salinas chromosome 8, Lsat_Salinas_v11, whole genome shotgun sequence DNA region contains:
- the LOC128127887 gene encoding uncharacterized protein LOC128127887: MLPVTLKGAAKDWLKSLPPGPITTWAKMKEEFLDQFFPPSKIDKLKKAIANFEQQAGESLYEACQQEVSIFYDGVNVTTRQLLDTQGPLTKKAPPVIKQLIEEFSKHSREYHNPRNDVTRGAAYAASEDLPAVMAMLKTMDRRMDKMDQIIHAIQVVCENCNGPHLTRDCDLDENGNKKMQKAKEEKYKQKGRGFYQKEKLVQERKPSLEDILTKFVAASEKRHNDHDAAIQETRTILRNQQASIHNIETQLGQLAQQINQRSLGELPSKTENNPRGAHINIVTTRSGQIITPLAPV; this comes from the exons ATGCTTCCGGTTACATTGAAGGGTGCTGCAAAagattggctcaagtcacttccccCCGGACCCATCactacatgggccaagatgaaagaagagtttcTTGATCAATTTTTCCCACCTTCCAAAATAGATAAGTTAAAGAAAgccatagccaactttgagcaacaagcTGGAGAATCACTTTATGAAGCTTG tcaacaagaagtctccattttctatgatggagtgaaTGTTACAACAAGGCAATTACTTGACACACAAGGCCCACTCACGAAGAAAGCACCCCCGGTGATAAAGCAACTAATTGaggaattctctaagcattctagggAATACCACAACCCAAGGAATGATGTGACGAGGGGGGCAGCTTATGCAGCTTCAGAAGATTTGCCAGCAGTCATGGCTATGTTGaaaaccatggataggaggatggataAAATGGATCAAATAATACATGCTATTCAGGTGGTTTGTGAGAATTGCAATGGACCTCATCTTACTAGAGACTGTGACTTAGACGAGAATGGGAACAAGAAGATGCAA aaagCTAAGGAGGAGAAGTATAAACAAAAAGGAAGAGGGTTTTACCAAAAGGAGAAGCTGGTGCAAGAAAGAAAACCAAGTTTGGAGGATATACTTACTAAATTTGTAGCTGCTTCAGAAAAGAGACACAATGATCATGATGCTGCAATACAAGAGACAAGAACAATACTTAGAAATCAGCAAGCATCTATCCACAACATTGAGACACAGCTGGGGCAACTTGCCCAACAAATAAATCAAAGGTCACTGGGAGAACTTCCTAGTAAAACCGAAAACAACCCACGAGGCGCACATATAAATATTGTGACAACTAGAAGTGGGCAGATAATTACCCCTCTGGCGCCTGTTTAG